ATATCCGCGGCATGGGCAGCGATCTTATAGGCAATGAGGCCATTGCGCACATCCTCTGCATCCGGCAGACCTAGATGTTCTTTAGGAGTCACATAACAAAGCATGGCGGTGCCATACCAACCCGCCATCGCGGCCCCAATCGCAGACGTAATGTGGTCATACCCCGGCGCAATATCAGTGACCAACGGTCCGAGCACATAGAAAGGTGCTTCCGAGCATTCCTCCATTTGCTTGCGGACATTGAATTCAATTTGGTCCATGGGCACATGGCCTGGACCTTCCACCATCACCTGGACATCATGTTCCCAGGCTCGGCGGGTGAGTTGTCCTAAGGTCTTCAGCTCTGCCAGTTGGGCATCATCAGAGGCATCGTGGGTACAGCCAGGACGCAGGGAATCGCCTAAGCTAAAGGACACATCATGTTTTTTGAAGATTTCGATGATGTCATTGAAGCGGGTATACAGTGGATTTTGCTTATGATGATGCAGCATCCAGCGGGCCAGAATACCTCCGCCCCGAGAGACGATACCGGTGATGCGATCGCGCACCAAGGGCAAATGCTCAATCAAGATGCCAGCATGAATGGTTTGGTAGTCCACTCCTTGCTGGGCATGCTTGTCAATGATGTGCAAAAAGTCATCAGCCGTTAGATTTTCAATGTTGCCATGCACACTTTCTAGGGCTTGATAAATAGGCACTGTGCCAATTGGTACTGAAGATTCATTGATAATGGCAGTGCGAATTTCATCTAAGTTACCGCCGCCTGTAGACAAATCCATCACCGTATCGGCCCCGTACTTGACCGCTAGACGAAGCTTGTCGAGTTCTTCTTCGATATTGGACGAGTTAGGAGAAGCACCAATATTGGCATTCACCTTACATTTGGAGGCAATGCCAATGGCCATCGGTTCCAAATTAATGTGATTCACGTTGGCTGGAATAATCATCCGCCCCCGAGCCACTTCTTCTCGAATCAAATCAGCTGGAAGATTCTCCCGTTTGGCAACATAGTCCATTTCTTCCGTGACTTGGCCCTGTCGCGCATAGTGCATCTGACTGACATTGCTCTGTCCGCGACGGTTAGCAACCCATTGATGACGCATATTAAGTTCCTCGGATGAACAGCTTCCCTCCGCCGGTGCTAGCCGGTCTCAGGTTCTAAGGGTTTGATCTCAGCCGTAATACGGCACCCCTAGCTGACACAGATCCTAGCATTGACGGGCAAGGCCAACCTCTGCAATTTTGTTTAAGTTTTACAAGAATTTGTGGAGTTTTGTCCGTTTTCTAAAACAAGTCGGTCAGGGATCTCATATTAACGCTGCCATCAGTCATTTTTTGAGATAAGCACCCCCGGCCAAAAAAAGAGTGGCAACTCTTCGAAGAAACACAGTAGGCTGGCAAACGTAGGGCTATGCTGCCATTGCTGCGCTTCCCTTTAGTAATGGGTGACCGTTGCCGACCGATCTAGTCTAGCCAATCTTCAAACCGTCCGGAAAACAGTGATGAGACGACCGTACTTTAATTTGCGTCGATATAGCCGCTTGCTGAGTGTCGCTTTGGCTGTAGCTTTGCTGCAAGCCGGGCCCATGCTAGCGGCTGAGCGTATCTTTTTATCCTTTCTATTTCTAGAGCGTTCCATTCCGATTCGCGACTTAGAACTCTATGCCAAGGAAGGTCGCAAGAGCAAAGCTTTGGCACCTTATTTGGGCTACTTTACCCCGGAGCAACAAACTCAACTGCGAGCCAGCTTACAAGAGCGTCTCCCCCTCAACTCTGTCGCTATTGCCCAATTTCTCTACACCCCTGTGGGGGAAGCCTTGCTCAATCGGGTCCAACAGGTCGTGCGGACCAAGTCTGGACAAGGTAGTTTCTTCGCCCTCCGTTCTGCCTTGATTCTGGCGGCAAAAGATCCAGAAGGCTTAACGGCCCTGAGCGTTTTGCGCAATTTCCCCAATGCTGGCGTCCAAGTTGATGTTGATACTGCTCTGGAATTACTCAATCAAGTGCAAACAGCCGTCAAAACGACGAACACCACCGTTAACGCAGTCATTCAGCAATCTAAAGCAGAGCCCCAAGCCGATAGTCTAGCGGGCTGGTCTTTATCCCAGTCGGGTCTTTACGATTGGGAGCACATCACCTTAGACAACCTAAAGGATGAGAGTGAAAAGCGCATGAAATACACGGGCAAAGCCCGGGACTTTGCCGCCGATATATATTTCCCGACCACGGCTTCAGAGACGGCCTATCCGGTGCTCGTGATTTCCCACGGATTTAACTCGGATCGCACCACCTACGCCTACTTAGCCAAGCATTTAGCTTCTCATGGTTATGTCGTGATCATGCCTGAACATCCTGGCAGTAACGGTCAGCAAATTTTCGATCTATTGCAAGGGCGGGCTCAAGACGTCACGGATCCGACCGAATTTATCGATCGCCCCTTAGATGTCAGTTATCTCCTCGATCAACTGGCTCAGACATCTATTCCCGATCCACGCTTCAAAGGCAGTCTCAATTTAGAGCAGGTCGGTATCTTAGGCCATTCCTATGGGGGATATACCGCTTTTGCCTTAGCGGGGGCGACCCCTAACTACCCGCAGTTACAGAAGGCTTGCCAAACTGGCTTAGAGTCATCCCTCAACATTTCCCTCGCCTTACAGTGTCAAGCCCTACAAACGGCGGATAAAACCGTGGATTTGAAGGATTCAAGAATTCAATCCGTCGTGGCCATTAGCCCCATTGGCAGTAATTTATTTGGAGAATCGGGTTATCAAGCGGTTCAGGTTCCGGTGATGATCGTGGGTGGCAGTGCCGATACGATCGCACCCGTGCTACCGGAACAAATCCAGCCCTTTCAATGGTTAACAACCCCTGAAAAACGGCTCGTCCTCATTAACAATGGAAACCATAACTCTACGATCAATACCTCTGCCAGTTCTCCCGATGTTTTTTCTGCCTTAGGGACAGGCGACGGTCCAAGCCCATTAGGCCGTTACTATACCAAGGCCCTGAGTACAGCCTTCTTTGGTCGTTATGTTCAAGGTCAAGAACAGTTCACCTCGTTTCTCACCTCTAGCTATGCCGCCAATCTCAGTCGAGAACCCTTAACCTTGCATCTCACCCCCACTCTGACCTTCCCTGCAGCTCAAACCTCGCAGGACTCTTGAATGCTTGGTTTTTTGAATTTGCATAAGCCTACTGGCATGACCTCTCATGATTGTGTCGGCAAGGTCCGGCGGATCTGTGGCCTCAAGCGAGTCGGTCATGGGGGCACCCTGGATCCCTTGGCGACTGGCGTCTTGCCCATTGCCTTGGGACCCGCAACCCGCCTCCTACCCTATTTACCAGAACAGAAGGCGTATCAAGCCACGATTCGGTTTGGTCTGACCACCACCACGGATGATTTAGCTGGAGACATTCTGTCAGAACAGTCGGCTAACCATCTCGCTCAAGAGGTAGTTGAAAAAGCGCTACCGCAATTCCTCGGTTCCATCGAACAAAGACCACCTGCCTATAGTGCAATCCAGGTTCAAGGTCAGCGCTTATATGATTTAGCTCGCCAAGGCAAAAACGTAACGGCTCCCCTGCGCCGAGTGGAGGTGTTCGATATTCAGATCTTGGACTGGCAGGGAGGAGAAAAATCGGAATTGGAGGTTGCGATCGCATGTGGTCCTGGCACTTATATTCGCTCTATCGCCAGGGATTTAGGTGAGGTTTTGGGGACTGGGGCCACCTTGGCCCAACTCACGCGCACCCTAAGTTGTGGCTTTGCCCTCGCCGACAGTTTGACCTTTGAAACATTAGCAGAGCAGGTTCAAGCCGGAACATTTTCACCCCTGGAGCCATCTTTTTCCCTACAACAACCGATTCTTCATTTGCCTCCGGCAGAGGCCCAGCGTTTTTGCTGGGGGCAAAAGCTTCCTCAAGATTGTGCAGATGGCATGATGCAGGTGCATGACACTAGCAATCGCTTTTTAGGGATGGGGGAAATCATCGATGGGCTGCTCAAACCCAAGGTCGTATTGCCCGCACAATAAAAATTGTGCCGATGACACCACTCCTAAAAGCAGCAATGCTATACTCTGAGCCAAAATTATCGTTTCCTCCTCTCCAAACTTCACTATGCGCCGGTTCACGTCGAATTCCCCTCTTTTTAAAGGTCTAGTCTTATTCATCGGAGCATTGGTCTGCATCCTTGCCCTTCATACCAATGCCGTTAGCCAAACGGCTCGCTCGGAGCTAGCTAACTTTCGACCGATCACCGTCTGGCGACCCGCCCATGAGACGAATTTTGGTAAACGGTATCCCAAAGACATTTACGGTCGGCCTGTAAACAATGAGCCGATTGTGGTGCTTCATGAAACGGTCAGTTCTGGAGCCAGTACTATCCGCTTCTTTCAGACGCCTCATTACAATGAAGCCGAACAAGCCAGCTACCACGATCTAATTATCCGCAACGGCACGATTGTCCACATCGTATCTAGGGAGAATCGGGCATTTGGTGCAGGGAATTCAGTTTTTAATGGCCCTAACGGCCCTGAGAGCGTCAAAACTCATAAGATCTATTCCGCTTCGGTCAATAATTTTGCTTATCATATTTCCCTAGAAACCCCCCCTGATGGCCGGCATAATGGCAATCGTCACAGCGGTTATACCCAAGCCCAATACAAATCCCTTGCCTATTTGGTGGCGAATAGTCAGATTCCCATGTCCCGAGTCACCACCCACAAAGGCGTCGATCGGTCTGGCAGCCGCAGAGATCCTCGGAGTTTTAACAATCGCTACTTTACCAGTCTGGTTCAACGGTTTAGTCAGGTGAATAACGCTAAAGCAATCAGTCAAACTCCCCCAGCTTTTGTGGAAGCCGAGCCGCCGAACCTCAACATCCCATAAACCCTACTTTGAACAAGGCCGCCTGCATCAATATTGGTGCAGGCCTATTTGCTGTAAAGGATTATCTCTTAGCGCCTAGGATTTTGCCTCCTTCTCAGGATTCTCATCAATCCCTTAGGGTCTCTTCAGCAAATTACTGGGACTCACCCAGATCGCCATCATTCCAGCTTCAGATACCCCACGTACATTAAAGACATTGAAGTTGGAGAACAAACATGACCCGCATTCATCAAGTCGCTTTTTCAGTCGTCACAAGCTTCACCGTCCTCAGCATTGGTATTGCATCCTCGGCACTTGCTGAAACGATTACCGTCACCCGTGGTCCTAATGGCGCTTCCCATCAAGTCAAAGTAGACCGTATCCCTCAAGATGCTCAGGTTCAGCCCGATACACCTGCAACCTCAGTACCAGCAGTCACCACAAAAGGACCCAATGGTGCTCCTCAGATTGTTCAATCCGAGGCTCGCTCAGTCGCTGCACAACCGTCAGGTAACCTACAAGTCGTTAAGCGCGGTCCGAATGGTGCAGCCCATATTGCCAATTAGGCCCATTGATCCAAGCTGATACTCAAGTTGTCACCACATACCAGAGCTGATTTTACCCCCCAATAATCAGCTCTTTTCTCCATATCAACTTTGCGTTTTTCTCCAACAGATCCCTTACGACTGAGGGGTATGCCCCTTGGTCGTAGGCTTTTCTTCTGGCGTCGCTTTTGCAAGACCTCCTTCGCAACCTGGAAATGCATCGACGTTAACGCTGTTATGCTCAGCAACCTTTCACATGATGTTTTGAGGTTCGTGAGCATCATTCGCTACCTTTAAGGCAACCAGAGGGGTTGAACACCTGGGAGCAATTTCTGGGGTTTTGTCTTCTTAAAGAACACAGCGTTAGTCTCCTGTAATGGATATAGCCATACTTGACTTTCACTGACCGTTTGCCCTACTGAATTCAGAACAACGCTCTGGCTGGGCTTATCGGTAACGGTCACCTCTTCATAGAGTAGGGCTGAACCATCGGGAGCAAGGCTAAGGGTTCCGCTGGACTGTTTAGGAATCGTCATCAAACGCTGTTGTTTGCCAGTCTCTAGTTCAATTGCACTGATGTGCAGATCAAAATTGGCTGTTTGACTGCGATTAAAGGTCGTATATAAACAGTAAACGGTTTGTGTACTGGGATTAATCTCTGCATCTAAGAGATACCCCCCAATCTTTAGTAATTCTTGTTCTTGACCTTGATTGGATAACAGGTAGAGAGACCGAGTGGAGTCAGGATTATTTTGGGCCATCAAGGCTGCAGAACCATCCCTGGCAAAATTGAGAATTTGGTCAAACTTGGGCCAAAAATCGACGGGTTTACTTTTTGCATCCCCATTTAGCGACACCATCGCTACACCTTGATTTTGAGAAATAACCAAGGTTTGACCATCGGGCGTAATTAAAAATTGGCCATCCGCATTATGTTTCAATCGACGCGGGGGTGCTGCATCTGTTAACACCCAAAGACTGATGGGTTCATTTTCCCGGCGACTAAACTGTTGGACGATCAGAACTTCTCCATTGGGGGTGATATCAAAGTCTAGGAGTTGATAGTCTTGATTTTCTAATAAGAGCTGATATTGCGGTTGGGCCTCTTGAGAGGCTAAGGAAACAGCATAGAGTTTTTGCTCAAATAAATCTTGATTGGCATTTCCGCGATCGATGGCGGTAAATAGAATGCGATTTCGGGTGGGATCTGCTTTAAAATCCAGCACGGTCAACGTTGCTGGCGTTAGGATCTGATGGGTGTTTTGAGTGAGATTATGCAGGACTAAACGGCCATTTTCTTCCCCATCGATACCAAGCAAGACTAAGGTGCGATCTCGGCTACGAAACTGTCCCGTAAACGGCTGCATTTTAACCGCCTCCTCAGGATCACCACGAGTAGCAGCCGTCGCCTGGTCAAGGGTGACTTGAAACGACTGACCATAGGGAATGGGTTGGTTAAGGGTATAGGCTAAGCGACGACCAGACCAGCTAAACTTGCCCGGAATGGGGGGCTGAATCTTTAAATTCTCCGTCGCCGATTGCCAATCCATGGCTCGATTGAAGGTGAGAATAAACGCCGAGTCTTCCACCCCAATCTGCTGATCTTGCCAGCTAAACTCGCGGACCTTGGGAAAAGTATGGTCCCCGCTCCAGATAATTCCTCCAATCACCAGACTCAACACCACAATCATGGCAATGGCCATGCGATCTAAAGGGTGCGAATTAGACCAACGGTTTACCCCAATCCACGGGTGCTTCCAATTATCCTTACCCAATGTCATTCGTTTCTATGATTTTGATGTACCCATCTACACTCTCCGTTCCTGGCTGATCAATCAGAAGGTTGTATCAGATTGGGTCTGTCATAACATTGGCATCTTTGCTTCGGCAAGGGATTTAACATCATTTCCATCTTGTTTCTGATAAGCTGAATGCAACTTTTGGGATATTACCGTCGTCGTGCAGTTGTAAAGCCATTAGTACAAACATTATTGCCTAATCAAGGGGATAGATTATGTGTGTTGGATGCTACGCCATGCCAATTATGACGTTGGTATCGCCAGGGCCAGAAGCGCCACCTGCAACAGCGGTTCCCTTGATTGACTCGCCCGAAGCCAAGGTTATGCAGGTTCAACCCCAAGTTAGCGCAACCCAGGTCAGAGCTGACATTTCCACAATGATTGCGCGGTTGCCCGATTCTGCGGACTCGGTCATTCTACGAGAAGAATTTACAGCGGTTTATCAACGCTTAGAAGGCGTCACCAATGTAGATGAAGCCAATACGATTGTGGGCGAGGGTATGCTGAATATTGCCGATCGTTTGGGAACGAATCCCAATGCAGATCGGGTGATCAAGATTTTGTATGAAATCCAAGAACCTGAAGCTCAAAAACAAGCAACCCATCCTTTACTCAAACAATCCGCTTGGGGCTGGATTTCCTAAAGAACGGTTTGAATATTCAAGGCTGAAAAGCCGTGCAGTCCTTAGGGCATATTAGTTTCAATGCCTCTCAGCATGTTTTGGCATCGCCAACACGCCAGGGTTAAGCCATTGGCAAACTGGCTATACTGGATTAAACCTTCATCACAAGGCTTTAGGAATGATCGATCAAAAAAATATTCTGACGACGTTAGGATGCTCAGGCTCTCTATTGCTGGCTTTAGCGATACCCCAGTCGGCCTCGGCAACGGCCAATATCCAGAATCAGATCGAGGCTGAGCAGGGTTTCCCCGCTGCGGAAATGTCTCAAAGCGATCGCATCGAGGATGCCATTGGTTGTGGCTGTGCCATCTGCCAAAGAGCTCCCATCGAAACCGGTCTGTAAATCCGGTCATACTCTAGACTTTAGCTTTTAGTCATCATTAGATTGGTGTAGTGTTTCCCTGTAAAAAGGGGAGAATCACAGGTGCAATTGCATCACCAAACTCTTCCGCCATACCCAGACTCCCAGGTAAGTAAGCAGCTTGAATATTCGGCAACTTAGCCATCGCTTCCATTTCAGCTTTGGATCTAGGCGGGGCTTGCTCTCCCACGATTACCATGACTGGCTCAGGTTGTTGCGCCAAGCCAGCTAAGAATTCTTCTCGCTCATCCACTGGATCTAAGCCCCCTGTGACAAAGGCTGCTGGTGCATACCGAGCACCGGGTTGCTGAGTATTTTGATAGCGCTTAGCGATATAGTCAGAGGTCAATTGGGTTTCATCCACAAAGACATGACGGCGATACATCCATTTCAAAAACCCAGGACGAGTATTCAGCCCATATAGTGCTGAACCGACTACAGGTGCGCTCACTAACTGGCGAATCCCTCGACGCATTGCTACGGGTGCACCCATGACCGCCAGTGGACCTCGCCAGGTCGGCGCAATCAAGACCATTCGCGACCAAGACTGGAGGGTAAGCGCATACCCAGCAGCATGGCCTGCTGCCACAACAGCCACCTCTTGGGGAAAGGTGTCCTTAACAAAAGCCTTCAGAAATTGACGATAGACATCCGGCTGGTAGGGAAGTGCAGGACGGTCGGAATCACCAAATCCCGGCCAGTCTAAAAGCGTAACCTGAAAATGAGAGGCTAAGGCCTGGGCTAAGGTTGCCAGTTCTGCCCGAGTAGACACCGTACTAAAGGCGGGCAATAGTAATACTGAAGGACCGGATCCAAAGGTTTCAGTGGCAATGTTTAGGGTGTGATTTTGCCATTGCCAGGTGTAGATGTCCAGTTGCATAAGTGTTAGGGAGACTGGAAGTCCTACTCTACTTGATTTCTTCAGGCTGTGATCACTCTTTCTAGTATCGATAGCATCCAGCCCCAAAGTGATAAGCCGCAACTTATTCTGAAAGCAGGCTTGACCACGACAACAGTAGTTGAGGTTGTCTAATTTTTGAGCAGCCCATCCGAGCTTAAAAGCCGTCTATACGTCTTTGGCAGTGCTCAAGGATATGTTCATGTCAGGGGTTTAAGAGCGGTGGCGACAATTAATTCTCGTTACCTATCGCTCAATAACGATAACAACTTTATTGAGCCTATAAGAATAGATTGACCTTAATTTTTAATCAATCAAACTTTTAAGATTTGGGGAGCAAAAAAGCATGTGAATTGCCTTGCTTTTTTTGCCAAGTCGATTATTGCTCGGGGGAGATGGCCCGAATAACCGATATTGAGAGTCAATTCTTTCTCTTTATTGCTAACAAAAACTGGTGAAGTGATAACTAAACCTGGGTATTACAAAGGAACAGGATACCTTCTAACCTTTAACCCAGGCGAATCTTAGTTCACAATCAATTTTTATCCAATTTGGAGATTAATCCAAATTGAAGCTGCTACTCCTATACCCGCCCAAACTAACAATAACTTAGGCCAAGGACTTGGATTTGTGTTACTCATAATATAAAAATTTTAAACATTACTAAAAGACTTAACAAAACCCAACTAAGTTGTCAAGGATGACGTTCTAATGAGGATCTTTGGAAAATCGGGGCAAGCTTGTCAGTACGTCAATAACAGTATTACAAGCAGATTGACCCACGTTAACCGACCTTAACGCAATGCTATGGATCCACCGTCCTTTGGCAGGTAGGATGCAGTCGTTAGGAGAGTGATTAAAATCGGGGAAAGCGCTGATATACCGTCTTTTTAACAACACTTTTTAGGTAAAGATTGAGTCAATTGGTGGAAACCCCAAAACCTCGGCTATGACTGGAGGTTACCTATCACAGCAATCTCTCTTTGAAGTAAGGGTTAGGGAAGCTGGAAGTCTTACTCGACATTGATTTTCCCTAGTTTTAAGAACTGTCTTGCAAAAGTCCTCCAATCCTCTAGCCCATCAAGTTTTTATAAGCTGGGCAGGTTTGAAACTCATATTGTAAAATGATAATCATTATCACAACGACAAACCTCACCTCTTCCATTGCTTGTGAATCATCGGATTGATATTGCCATTATTGGGGCAGGTCCTCAGGCGCTTACACTCGTTACCCATTTACTTCAGAAAAAGCCTGCTCTTAAGAGTCGCCTCCAGATTTTTGACCCCAGCGGCACCTGGATGGTCCAGTGGCGACAACAATTTGCAGCTCAGGAGATTCCCTATTTACGCTCGCCTGGCGTTCATCACCCGGATGTGAAGCAAACCCTGTTTAACTTTGCTGAACATCGCCAAGAGGAGTTGTATTACCCTTACAATCGCCCTGGGACCCAACTGTTTCAGGATTTTTGTGAGACGGTTATTGATCGGTGGAAATTACGGGATCAGGTGACTGCCGCTCAGGTGGTTCAACTAACGCCGTTGGCAAAGGGATTTCAGCTGCAGCTGGATACGGGGGAACAGGTTGAGGCCCGGCGAGTGGTGTTGGCAACGGGTGGGGGAGCCGCCCAGGTCCCCGGTTGGACCGCCGAAGTGAATCCACATCCACCCGGACGGTTGTGCCATAGCCAGGATATTAATCTGCCCAAGCTACCCGATCTAAGGGGTGAGACGATTCTGATGATTGGCAGTGGTCAATCCAGCGCTCATTTGGCCGTGGGGGCAATTAAGCGCGGAGCCAAGGTTTTGATGATGGCTCGACGAACCCTGAACGAAAAACTGTTTGATGCAGAACCGGGATGGCTGGGACCAAAGTATCTCAAGGGATTTCAGGCAGAACCTGACTGGCAGGTGCGCTGGCAAATGATCCAAGACGCTCGCAATGGTGGATCTATCGCCCCTGAATTACTAACCCAGTTACGGCGGTTGTCCCAGTCCGGCCAAATCACCTTTTATGAACAGTGCCAGGTGTCTCGTGCCCTTTGGCAACATGAAGCCTGGCAGGTGCAGTGTAATGTGACCAATACTCATGATTGTCTGGCCCATCAGCAGATCAAGCGGATCTGGTTAGCCACGGGCACCGCCACGGATATCACGGCTCATCCTTTGATGGGTGAGGTACTGGTGCGATACCCCAACCAGATTGTTAACGGATTGCCAGTGCTAGATGAACATTTGCGCTGGCCCGGATGCGATCTGTTTTTGATGGGACCCTGGGCCGCATTGCACGTGGGTCCTGTCGCTCGAAATTTGCATGGTGGACGGATGGCTTGTGAACGTATTGTTCCAGCACTCACCAAAGCCAGTGTTGCCCGAAGCGTGATTCATTCCCCCAGATAAGCATCTCCGCTTATTCTGATGGTATGTTTCGCCCTTTCCCGGTCTTCCATTATGTCTGTTGATCCGTCTCTACCCCCTGCCCTTGCCAAAATCGTGAAGCGCTTCCAATCCATTACAGATACCAAGCGTCGGTATGAGTATTTACTGTGGTTTGCCAAGCAACTCCCGCCTTTTCCAGAGGCTGATAAGCAGCCTGACAATAAAGTCGTGGGTTGTGTATCTCAGGTGTATGTCACGGCAACGATAGAGAATGGTCTCGTTCATTTCCAAGGTGACTCGGACGCCCAAATGACCAAAGGGTTAGTGGGGTTACTGATTAAAGGGTTGGATGGGCTACCCCCAGAACAAATCGCTCGGGTCACGCCTGACTTTATCCAACAAACCGGACTCAATGTGAGCTTGACGCCGTCTCGGGCCAATGGGTTCTACAACATCTTCACGACTCTACAGCGGCTCGCCCTGACGCTCTCAGCTGCATCATCAGATTCTTTCCCCACTCAGCAATCGGAGGATACCATTGACTAATTCTTCTACAAGCATCCAACCATCCCCATCCCTCGACATCAAGCTGCCCAAAAAAGGCATGCCTGTTACGATTATTACGGGGTTTTTGGGGAGCGGCAAAACCACGCTCCTTAACCATATTCTCAATACCAGCCAAGACCTGAAGGTGGCTGTACTGGTCAATGAGTTTGGCGATATTGATATTGACAGTCAGTTGTTGACCACCATTGATCAAGATATGGTTCAGCTGACCAATGGCTGTATCTGCTGCACCATCAATGACGACCTGGTGGAGGCGGTCTATTCCGTCCTAGAACGTGAGGAAAAAATTGATCATGTCGTTATCGAAACCACGGGGGTAGCGGATCCGCTACCGATTATTCTCACCTTTGTCAGTTCCCAACTGAAAGACGTCACGACGTTAGATTCCATTATTACCTTGGTGGATTCAGAAACCTTTACCCCAGAATGTTTTCAGAGTGAAGCGGCTTTGAATCAAATCACCTTTGGCGATATTGTCGTTCTCAACAAAACTGACCTGACCACCGAGCAAAAGGTGGAAGAACTAGAGGAGTGGATTCGTGAACGCAAATGGGGTGCACGATTATTGCGATCGCAACAGGGCCAAGTTCCCCTACCCCTAATTCTGGATACCGCTCTCTTTGATCCAAAGGCGTATGAAGCGGAAGCCAAAGCCTTTGCAGAGCAAGAGGCGCACCACGATCATGACC
The genomic region above belongs to Acaryochloris sp. CCMEE 5410 and contains:
- the thiC gene encoding phosphomethylpyrimidine synthase ThiC is translated as MRHQWVANRRGQSNVSQMHYARQGQVTEEMDYVAKRENLPADLIREEVARGRMIIPANVNHINLEPMAIGIASKCKVNANIGASPNSSNIEEELDKLRLAVKYGADTVMDLSTGGGNLDEIRTAIINESSVPIGTVPIYQALESVHGNIENLTADDFLHIIDKHAQQGVDYQTIHAGILIEHLPLVRDRITGIVSRGGGILARWMLHHHKQNPLYTRFNDIIEIFKKHDVSFSLGDSLRPGCTHDASDDAQLAELKTLGQLTRRAWEHDVQVMVEGPGHVPMDQIEFNVRKQMEECSEAPFYVLGPLVTDIAPGYDHITSAIGAAMAGWYGTAMLCYVTPKEHLGLPDAEDVRNGLIAYKIAAHAADIARHRPGARDRDDQLSEARYNFDWNRQFELSLDPERAREYHDETLPADIYKTAEFCSMCGPKFCPMQTKVDADALTELEKFLAKDQVGSAR
- a CDS encoding peptidoglycan recognition family protein, giving the protein MRRFTSNSPLFKGLVLFIGALVCILALHTNAVSQTARSELANFRPITVWRPAHETNFGKRYPKDIYGRPVNNEPIVVLHETVSSGASTIRFFQTPHYNEAEQASYHDLIIRNGTIVHIVSRENRAFGAGNSVFNGPNGPESVKTHKIYSASVNNFAYHISLETPPDGRHNGNRHSGYTQAQYKSLAYLVANSQIPMSRVTTHKGVDRSGSRRDPRSFNNRYFTSLVQRFSQVNNAKAISQTPPAFVEAEPPNLNIP
- the truB gene encoding tRNA pseudouridine(55) synthase TruB, with amino-acid sequence MLGFLNLHKPTGMTSHDCVGKVRRICGLKRVGHGGTLDPLATGVLPIALGPATRLLPYLPEQKAYQATIRFGLTTTTDDLAGDILSEQSANHLAQEVVEKALPQFLGSIEQRPPAYSAIQVQGQRLYDLARQGKNVTAPLRRVEVFDIQILDWQGGEKSELEVAIACGPGTYIRSIARDLGEVLGTGATLAQLTRTLSCGFALADSLTFETLAEQVQAGTFSPLEPSFSLQQPILHLPPAEAQRFCWGQKLPQDCADGMMQVHDTSNRFLGMGEIIDGLLKPKVVLPAQ
- a CDS encoding alpha/beta hydrolase: MTVADRSSLANLQTVRKTVMRRPYFNLRRYSRLLSVALAVALLQAGPMLAAERIFLSFLFLERSIPIRDLELYAKEGRKSKALAPYLGYFTPEQQTQLRASLQERLPLNSVAIAQFLYTPVGEALLNRVQQVVRTKSGQGSFFALRSALILAAKDPEGLTALSVLRNFPNAGVQVDVDTALELLNQVQTAVKTTNTTVNAVIQQSKAEPQADSLAGWSLSQSGLYDWEHITLDNLKDESEKRMKYTGKARDFAADIYFPTTASETAYPVLVISHGFNSDRTTYAYLAKHLASHGYVVIMPEHPGSNGQQIFDLLQGRAQDVTDPTEFIDRPLDVSYLLDQLAQTSIPDPRFKGSLNLEQVGILGHSYGGYTAFALAGATPNYPQLQKACQTGLESSLNISLALQCQALQTADKTVDLKDSRIQSVVAISPIGSNLFGESGYQAVQVPVMIVGGSADTIAPVLPEQIQPFQWLTTPEKRLVLINNGNHNSTINTSASSPDVFSALGTGDGPSPLGRYYTKALSTAFFGRYVQGQEQFTSFLTSSYAANLSREPLTLHLTPTLTFPAAQTSQDS
- a CDS encoding alpha/beta fold hydrolase, giving the protein MQLDIYTWQWQNHTLNIATETFGSGPSVLLLPAFSTVSTRAELATLAQALASHFQVTLLDWPGFGDSDRPALPYQPDVYRQFLKAFVKDTFPQEVAVVAAGHAAGYALTLQSWSRMVLIAPTWRGPLAVMGAPVAMRRGIRQLVSAPVVGSALYGLNTRPGFLKWMYRRHVFVDETQLTSDYIAKRYQNTQQPGARYAPAAFVTGGLDPVDEREEFLAGLAQQPEPVMVIVGEQAPPRSKAEMEAMAKLPNIQAAYLPGSLGMAEEFGDAIAPVILPFLQGNTTPI
- a CDS encoding Ig-like domain-containing protein, coding for MTLGKDNWKHPWIGVNRWSNSHPLDRMAIAMIVVLSLVIGGIIWSGDHTFPKVREFSWQDQQIGVEDSAFILTFNRAMDWQSATENLKIQPPIPGKFSWSGRRLAYTLNQPIPYGQSFQVTLDQATAATRGDPEEAVKMQPFTGQFRSRDRTLVLLGIDGEENGRLVLHNLTQNTHQILTPATLTVLDFKADPTRNRILFTAIDRGNANQDLFEQKLYAVSLASQEAQPQYQLLLENQDYQLLDFDITPNGEVLIVQQFSRRENEPISLWVLTDAAPPRRLKHNADGQFLITPDGQTLVISQNQGVAMVSLNGDAKSKPVDFWPKFDQILNFARDGSAALMAQNNPDSTRSLYLLSNQGQEQELLKIGGYLLDAEINPSTQTVYCLYTTFNRSQTANFDLHISAIELETGKQQRLMTIPKQSSGTLSLAPDGSALLYEEVTVTDKPSQSVVLNSVGQTVSESQVWLYPLQETNAVFFKKTKPQKLLPGVQPLWLP
- a CDS encoding FAD/NAD(P)-binding protein; protein product: MNHRIDIAIIGAGPQALTLVTHLLQKKPALKSRLQIFDPSGTWMVQWRQQFAAQEIPYLRSPGVHHPDVKQTLFNFAEHRQEELYYPYNRPGTQLFQDFCETVIDRWKLRDQVTAAQVVQLTPLAKGFQLQLDTGEQVEARRVVLATGGGAAQVPGWTAEVNPHPPGRLCHSQDINLPKLPDLRGETILMIGSGQSSAHLAVGAIKRGAKVLMMARRTLNEKLFDAEPGWLGPKYLKGFQAEPDWQVRWQMIQDARNGGSIAPELLTQLRRLSQSGQITFYEQCQVSRALWQHEAWQVQCNVTNTHDCLAHQQIKRIWLATGTATDITAHPLMGEVLVRYPNQIVNGLPVLDEHLRWPGCDLFLMGPWAALHVGPVARNLHGGRMACERIVPALTKASVARSVIHSPR